The sequence ATTTACTTTGTTCAAATCGGAGCTGTCGTCGTTATTCTTCTCTCGGGCGGCGATAAGAGTTCTCAACAAACCGACATCGCCAAGGCCAAGGAAATTGCCAAGCAATTGGAGGTATAAATCATGGCCATGAAGACAACTCGTTGGGATTCGGCGGAGTACCTCAAAACCGACGAGGATATTCAACTCTACCTGGAGGCATGTATCGAGGAAGCTGGCGACGATCCTGCTTTTATCGTTCATGCGTTAGGGGTCATTGCGCGCGCCAAGAACATGAGCCAACTGGCGCGAGACACCGGATTGACTCGGGAAGGCTTATACAAGGCCCTTTCTCCGGAAGGAAATCCTACATTTATTACCGTGG is a genomic window of Deltaproteobacteria bacterium containing:
- a CDS encoding putative addiction module antidote protein; the protein is MAMKTTRWDSAEYLKTDEDIQLYLEACIEEAGDDPAFIVHALGVIARAKNMSQLARDTGLTREGLYKALSPEGNPTFITV